From the genome of Spinacia oleracea cultivar Varoflay chromosome 2, BTI_SOV_V1, whole genome shotgun sequence, one region includes:
- the LOC110795424 gene encoding uncharacterized protein, whose protein sequence is MDFGLENEVFTPNLALKQLQVRSEHFDDEIVVDNNLDEESVLAEDTTAPVQIELDDIQSEIDFWNSTVVCYIVGANPPINVMEGYVRRIWGSLKVDKVVLVKKGVYQDVDMEKEVVQVVPIWIQLKLNFKYWSEKAIFKIVSQLGKPIKRDYATACRDKIQFARVMVEVPMAASLPDHIFFMNEHGEKVQVELRYEWKPTLCAKCNMVGHVETDCRQGKSRKVWVQKQKQGGAQPQQVVHPAIEVDQEGFQRALRPIRVRVDSVEPTHVANPFDILQNESMNESTDNLPGGEDEVRRFIQKFDIGLVGLLEHKVKGANIGKIYQRVFTNWCFTGNVSFHKGRRIVVAWKPGSFTRLALWRDLKTLSTQEPWIMGGDFNCVMTSEERIGAPVRQAEISGINECMHDCSMEDVKCVGNMFTWNNKQQGNARVFSKLDRVLANPAWHDVYTDAEVCFMSEGEFDHSPGLLTLYPRVAGGKKLFRYYTMWKTAPNFNAIIQDVWSEQINGSKMYVLVSKLKKIKLALKELNKIGFTDIQAADIKAHQLLMEAQKAMHSNPTDQTLADLELAAIKEYKRHHQVYMDFLKQKAKMEWIKAGDENTVLFHQSIKTRNVQNQVYSIHDMHGNWQDTTDTVSGAFLEYYMKLLGTNQADSKPVFKEIVLVGPVITDQHRTILTADYTKEEVKSALFSIPGTKAPGSDGFGSFFYKDDWHIVGDEVINDVLDVLNNGKLLKEMNHTVLPDLILENEGGFVHGRYIVHNIMVIQDLVRYYGRKSVKPSCLLKVDLQKAYDTVDWCFLQEMLEILGFLDKFVKLVMTCVTTPMFSLMINRILHKLTELPQFHYHPRCKDLKLTHLCFADDLILCCKGDYPSIYSLLQAFVLFSKSSGLMANKRKYAVYCHGMAESDVTRVVEASGFVRSVLPFKYLGVLICSKKISAGQCDVLVDKMTARIKMWSTRNLSYTARMQLINSVLLSLHMYWAQVYILPRSVLLDIIKICKAFLWSGQTYSTKPSNIAWERVCSPK, encoded by the exons ATGGATTTTGGTTTGGAAAATGAGGTTTTCACTCCAAATTTGGCATTGAAGCAGCTTCAAGTTCGATCGGAG CATTTTGATGATGAAATAGTAGTTGATAATAACCTTGATGAGGAATCTGTGTTAGCTGAGGATACTACTGCACCAGTTCAGATTGAATTGGATGATATTCAAAGTGAGATTGATTTTTGGAACTCTACTGTTGTTTGTTATATTGTGGGTGCTAATCCCCCAATTAATGTGATGGAGGGCTATGTTAGGAGGATTTGGGGAAGTCTGAAGGTGGATAAGGTGGTATTAGTGAAAAAGGGAGTGTATCAG GATGTTGATATGGAAAAGGAGGTGGTGCAGGTTGTTCCAATTTGGATTCAGTTGAAACTGAATTTTAAATACTGGAGTGAGAAAGCCATATTCAAAATTGTGAGCCAATTGGGGAAACCTATAAAGAGAGATTATGCTACAGCTTGCAGGGATAAAATACAGTTTGCTAGAGTAATGGTTGAAGTTCCAATGGCAGCTTCCTTGCCTGACCATATATTTTTCATGAATGAACATGGAGAGAAGGTTCAGGTGGAATTGAGGTATGAATGGAAACCAACTTTATGTGCCAAATGCAATATGGTGGGGCATGTTGAAACAGATTGTAGGCAGGGTAAAAGTAGGAAAGTGTGGGTTCAGAAACAGAAGCAAGGGGGTGCACAACCTCAACAAGTTGTTCACCCAGCTATTGAGGTGGATCAAGAGGGATTTCAAAGAGCATTGAGGCCTATCAGGGTTAGGGTTGATTCTGTGGAGCCAACACATGTTGCTAACCCCTTTGATATTCTGCAGAATGAAAGTATGAATGAGAGTACTGATAATTTGCCAGGAGGAGAA GATGAAGTGAGAAGGTTCATCCAGAAGTTTGATATTGGGTTGGTTGGGCTCCTTGAACACAAGGTGAAGGGTGCCAATATTGGTAAAATTTATCAAAGAGTGTTCACAAATTGGTGTTTCACTGGGAATGTTAGTTTTCATAAAGGTAGAAGGATAGTAGTTGCTTGGAAACCTGGCAGTTTTACT AGACTAGCGTTATGGAGAGACTTAAAGACTTTGAGCACACAGGAACCTTGGATCATGGGTGGGGATTTCAACTGTGTTATGACTAGTGAGGAGAGAATTGGTGCTCCTGTGAGGCAAGCTGAAATTTCTGGAATTAATGAGTGTATGCATGATTGTAGTATGGAGGATGTGAAATGTGTGGGGAATATGTTTACCTGGAATAATAAACAGCAGGGTAATGCTAGAGTGTTTTCTAAGTTGGATAGAGTGTTGGCTAATCCAGCTTGGCATGATGTTTATACTGATGCAGAGGTGTGTTTTATGAGTGAAGGGGAGTTTGATCACTCTCCTGGTCTTCTCACTTTGTATCCAAGGGTTGCAGGTGGGAAGAAACTATTCAGATATTACACAATGTGGAAAACAGCTCCTAATTTCAATGCTATCATCCAAGATGTATGGAGTGAGCAGATTAATGGAAGCAAGATGTATGTACTAGTTTCTAAATTGAAGAAGATTAAGCTTGCCTTGAAGGAGCTTAATAAGATTGGATTCACTGATATTCAAGCTGCTGATATTAAAGCTCACCAGTTACTGATGGAAGCTCAGAAAGCTATGCATTCTAATCCTACTGATCAAACTTTAGCTGACTTAGAGTTAGCTGCAATCAAGGAGTACAAAAGGCACCATCAGGTGTACATGGATTTCTTAAAACAAAAAGCTAAGATGGAATGGATCAAAGCCGGAGATGAGAACACTGTATTATTTCATCAGAGTATCAAGACCAGGAATGTGCAGAATCAAGTATACAGCATACATGATATGCATGGGAATTGGCAAGATACAACTGATACAGTTTCTGGTGCTTTCCTAGAGTATTATATGAAGCTGTTGGGCACTAATCAAGCTGACAGCAAGCCTGTTTTCAAGGAGATTGTGTTGGTTGGCCCTGTGATTACAGACCAACATAGAACAATTCTTACTGCTGATTACACTAAAGAAGAAGTGAAGAGTGCCTTGTTTTCCATTCCAGGCACTAAAGCTCCTGGATCAGatggctttggttcttttttctACAAAGATGATTGGCAtattgtaggtgatgaggtaaTCAATGATGTGCTTGATGTGCTGAATAATGGCAAGCTTTTAAAGGAGATGAATCACACA GTGTTACCAGATTTGATTCTTGAGAATGAAGGAGGGTTTGTGCATGGAAGGTACATTGTCCATAATATCATGGTAATTCAGGATCTGGTTAGATATTATGGAAGGAAATCAGTTAAGCCAAGTTGTTTGTTGAAAGTAGATTTGCAAAAGGCTTATGATACAGTTGATTGGTGTTTCCTTCAGGAGATGTTGGAGATTCTAGGTTTCCTTGATAAATTTGTGAAGTTGGTGATGACTTGTGTTACAACCCCAATGTTTTCTCTCATGATCAATCG AATTCTTCATAAGTTGACTGAGCTGCCTCAATTTCATTACCATCCCAGGTGTAAAGATCTTAAACTCACTCATCTTTGTTTTGCTGATGACCTCATCTTGTGTTGTAAAGGGGATTACCCTTCCATTTATTCTCTTCTTCAAGCTTTTGTCCTGTTTTCTAAGTCTTCTGGTCTGATGgctaataaaagaaaatatgcTGTTTATTGTCATGGCATGGCTGAATCTGATGTGACAAGAGTGGTGGAAGCTTCTGGGTTTGTTAGAAGTGTTCTGCCTTTTAAGTACTTAGGAGTACTAATTTGTTCTAAAAAGATATCTGCAGGCCAGTGTGACGTTTTGGTGGATAAAATGACAGCAAGGATTAAAATGTGGAGCACTAGGAATCTGTCCTACACTGCTAGAATGCAGCTGATTAATTCTGTACTGTTAAGCTTGCATATGTATTGGGCTCAGGTTTACATTCTTCCTAGGAGTGTACTTCTTGACATTATCAAAATCTGTAAGGCCTTCTTATGGAGTGGACAAACCTACAGTACTAAGCCAAGTAACATAGCTTGGGAAAGAGTTTGCTCCCCTAAGTAG